Part of the Mycolicibacterium thermoresistibile genome, CTGATGCGGCGGTTCAACGGCGCGACGCTGGAGGCGCTGCTGACCCGGCTGAACCTGCCGGACGATGTGCCGATCGAGGCGAAGATGGTCACCCGTGCCATCAAGAGCGCACAGACCCAGGTCGAGCAGCAGAACTTCGAGGTCCGCAAGAACGTCCTCAAGTACGACGAGGTGATGAACCAGCAGCGCAAGGTGATCTACGCCGAGCGCCGCCGCATCCTCGAGGGCGAGAACCTCCGCGAGCAGGCGCTCGACATGGTCCGCGACGTGATCACCGCCTACGTCGACGGCGCGACCGCCGAGGGGTACGCCGAGGACTGGGATCTCGAACAGCTGTGGACCGCGTTGCGGCAGCTGTATCCGATCAGCATCGACCATCACGACCTGATCGACTCCGATGCGGTCGGCGAGCCCGGCGACCTGACCCGCGACGAGCTGCTGCAGGTGCTGCTGGAGGACGCCGAACGCGCCTACGCCAAACGCGAGGCCGAGATCGACGAGCTGGCCGGCGAAGGCGCCATGCGGCAACTGGAGCGCAACGTGCTGCTCAACGTCATCGACCGCAAGTGGCGCGAACACCTCTACGAGATGGACTACCTCAAGGAGGGCATCGGACTGCGGGCGATGGCCCAGCGCGATCCGCTGGTGGAGTACCAGCGGGAGGGCTACGACATGTTCGTCGCCATGCTCGAGGGGCTGAAGGAAGAGTGCGTGGGCTTCCTGTTCAACGTCGCCGTGGAGCCGGTCGCCCCGCAGGTGGCGCCGGTGTCGGCGCCGTCCGGGCTGGCCGAGTTCGCGGCAGCCGCCGCGGCCCAGGCCCAGCAGCAGGCCGCCCAGGGAGGTGTCACGACCCAGGACCGGCCGGCTCCTGCGCCGGCGCTGCGGGCCCGCGGCATCGACAACGAGGCGCCGCCGCTGACCTACTCCGGTCCGGCGGAGGACGGTTCGGTCGAGGTGCAGCGGGGCAACGGCGGCCGGCATGCGGCGGCCCGCGGCGGCACCCGGCGGGAGCGCCGGGAGGCGGCGCGCCGCGAGGCCAAAGCGGCGAAGGCCCGCAACCGCGGTTGAACCGCGTGATCAGGCCCCGCGGTTGAACCGCGTGATCAGGCCCCGCGGTTGAACCGCGCGATCAGGCCCCGCGGTTGACTGTGCATGCACTGCGTCGAGTGTGCGGCCGGTGATCTCGAAGTGAGCTGACGGCGGGATTCGGCCCGGATTCGCGCCGCCTGTGCACGCTGGGCGCCGCCTCTGCACGCTCGGCGCCCCCAGTGCACCGTCGGCACCCGCAGTGCACACTCGCCGCGGCCAGCGCACGCGCAAGCCACCTCGAAATGCGGAACACCGCCGGGCCACCCCGTCGAGCAGCTACCCCATCTGCAGTGCCACCAGCTCCCATCGGTCGGTGCCGCTGACCCGTTCGACGCGCGCGGCGATCGCCCGCACGCGTTCGCCGCGGGTGTAGGTGCCGAACACCTCCGCGGCCACGGGTTGCCCGTCGGCCATCGCCGCGGTACGCAGCCGCACCCGGCGCAGCACGGCGGCTCCGCGGTGGTCGGGGCGCCCGGCGGCCAACGCGGCGACGGTGTCCAGCAGCGGGATCGACAGCATCGACCGCAGCTGGCCGATGGGCCGGCGCCGGTCGATGACCTCCAGGATGCGCCGCAGCGCAGCGTCGGCGAAAACCGCCGCGGCACGGGGTGGCGGCGCCTCTGCGGCCGGGTGCGCATGAACTCGCGCATGAACCCCGCCGGTCGGCGACGCCGCGCGGGTCCGGTGCCGGTGCCGCAGCGGGGACGTCGGCGGCGGGCAGGCAGCGGCGGGGGAGGCGATCTCGATCGGCGGCGGTTCGTAATCCACCACCGGCGACAGGTAACCGTTGGCGTCGCTCTGATGACGCGGGCCCGATCCGGGCACGGACCGGGGAACAGACTGGGGTCCGGGCAACGACACTCTCCAGCGCTCGACGTGACAGGGCGGCGTCTGCTGGAGAGTGGCAGACCATTTCATGATCTCATGGGGTGACGAACCCGCCGTGCACCTTTCCTGCGTGACCGGGAGCTCAGGATTAACGTAGGCGAAGGAAATCGACCGGGGGCAATTAACGTGAGGACGGCGGTTCACAGGGGCCGGACCGCGAAGACGTCAGCACCGCAGGGGAGGGTGACGCCGCAATGGTGACGAGGTTGTCGGCGTCGGATGCGGACTTCTTCCATCTCGAGGACACCTCGACGCCGATGTACGTCGGTTCACTGGCGATCCTCCGCAGACCCCGCGGCGGGCTGAGCTACGAAACCCTGTTGGCCACTGTGGAGCAGCGGCTGCCGCAGATTCCGCGGTACCGGCAGAAGGTGCGGAAAGCGCCGATCGGCCTGGCCCGGCCGGTGTGGGTGGACGATCCCGACTTCGACATCACCTACCACGTGCGCCGTTCCGCGCTGCCCTCACCCGGCAGCGACGCCCAGCTGCACGAGCTGATCGCTCGGCTGGCATCCCGGCCGCTGGACAAGACGCGGCCGCTGTGGGAGATGTACCTGATCGAGGGGCTGGCCAAGAACCGGCTGGCGCTCTACACGAAATCCCACCAGGCCCTGGTAAACGGGATGACGGCGCCGGAGATCGGCCACGTCATCGCCGACCGCACCCAGAAGCCGCCGCAGTTCGGCGAGGACATCTGGATGCCCGGCCGCGAACCGGGCACCGCCCAGCTGCTGATCGGGGCGATCGGCGACTGGCTGACCCGGCCCGGCGCGCAGATGATCGCGGTCCGCGACAACGTCCTGGGGATGGCCACCAACGCCGGGGAACTGGTCGACGCCGGCCGGCGGGCGTTGTCCGTCGCGCGCACGGTGGCCCGGGGAACCGCACCGAGCAGCCCGCTCAACACCCGGGTGTCGCGCAATCGGCGGTTCACCGTCGCCCGGCACCGGCTGGACGACTACCGCAAGGTCCGGGCCCGCTACGACTGCGACGTCAACGACGTGGTGCTGGCGGTGATCGCGGGTGCGCTGCGCAACTGGCTGTTGTCGCGCGGGGAACAGGTGTCGTCGACGGCGACGGTCCGCGCGATGGCGCCGCTGTCGGTGCAGTCCGATGCCGAACTGGATTCGACGGCCCCCGGTCAGGCGGTCAGCGACGTCGTCCCGTTCCTGATCGATCTGCCGGTGGGGGAGCGCAACCCGGTGGTGCGGCTGTCGCAGATCTCCCATGCCACCGAAACCCATCCCACCGCATCGAGCCTGGTCGACGCCCGAACCATCGTCACCTTGACCGGTTTCGCGCCCGCGACCCTGCACGCCATGGGGGTTCGGGTGGCGACGAACTTCTCGGCCCGTCAGTTCAATCTGCTGATCACCAACGTGCCGGGAGCGCAGAAGCAGATGTACATCGCCGGGACCAAGATGCTGGAGTCCTACTCGGTGCCGCCGTTGTTGCGGAATCAGGTTCTGGCTGTCGCGGTGACGTCATATCACGGCATGCTGTACTACGGCGTCAACGCCGATCGTGACGCGATGAGCGATGTCGAGGTGCTGCCGTCGTTGCTCTCCGAATCGCTCGACGAACTGTTGGAAGCAGCCCAATAGCAGCGACGGAGCGGAAAGGTGGTCGCTTTGACTAAGTTCGCGCAACACGGTCCAATGGCCGGGCCATGACGATGACCGACGACACCGCGGCCGCCGGGCCGAGGAAACCCAGAATCAAATCCGCAGCCGGCAACGTAGTCCCCCATCCGGCGCTCGACATCGCGCCGCGGAGCCAGGCCTTCGCCCGGCGGGGTCTGGACCGGGTGGTCTTCGGGGTCACCGCGGCACTGGCCCTGGCATTCCTGGTGTGGGGCTTCGTCGACACCGACTCGCTCGCCGGCGCCGCCGACCCGGCGCTGGGCTGGGTGATGGACAACATCGGCTGGTTGTTCGTGCTCAGCGCGTCCGGCTTCGTGGTCTTCGTGCTGTGGCTGGCGCTCAGCCGCTTCGGCAACATCCCGCTGGGCCGGGACGAGGAGGAGCCGGAGTTCCGCACCATCTCCTGGATTTCGATGATGTTCGCCGCCGGCATGGGGATCGGTCTGATGTTCTTCGGCGTCAGCGAACCGCTCACCCATTTCGTCACCCCGCCGCCCGGCGCCGGTCCGGGGGGTACCTCGCAGGCGGTGCAGACCGCGATGGCCACCACGCTGTTCCACTGGACACTGCACCCGTGGGCGATCTACGCCGTCGTCGGTCTGGCCATCGGTTACGGCGTGTACCGCAAGGGCCGGTTGCATCTGATCAGCGCGGCGTTCAGCCCGCTGATCGGGAAGAACGCCAACGGTCCGGCGGGCAAGGTGATCGACATCCTGGCGATCTTCGCCACCCTGTTCGGATCCGCCACCTCGCTGGGCCTGGGCGCCCTGCAGATCCGCAGCGGTCTGGAGATCGTCGGCGGTCTCGGCCGGACCGGCAACGCGGTTCTGATCGGCATCATCGTGATCCTGACTTGTGCGTTCGTCATCTCGGCGGTGTCCGGGGTGACGCGCGGCATCCAGTGGCTGTCCAACATCAACATGGTGCTCGCGATATCGCTGGCGGCGTTCATCTTCGTCGTCGGGCCGACGGTGTTCATGCTCAACCTCGTTCCCACCTCGATCGGCAGCTACCTGTCCGATCTCGCGATGATGTCGGCCCGCACCGGCGCCGAGGGCGCCGCGGTCAACGCGTGGCTGGAGGATTGGACGATCTTCTACTGGGCGTGGTGGATCTCCTGGACACCGTTCGTCGGGATGTTCATCGCCCGGATCTCGCGGGGGCGCACCATCCGGCAGTTCGTGTCCGGAGTCCTGGTGGTGCCCAGTGTGGTGTCGCTGGTGTGGTTCTGCGTCCTCGGGGGCTCGGCGATCCGGGTCGAACAGGAGAGCGGCGGGCTCACCGGACCGGGAACGACCATCGAAGGTCAGCTGTTCGGTCTGCTCGAGAACCTGCCGTTGACGGCGATCGCCAGC contains:
- a CDS encoding BCCT family transporter; the protein is MTDDTAAAGPRKPRIKSAAGNVVPHPALDIAPRSQAFARRGLDRVVFGVTAALALAFLVWGFVDTDSLAGAADPALGWVMDNIGWLFVLSASGFVVFVLWLALSRFGNIPLGRDEEEPEFRTISWISMMFAAGMGIGLMFFGVSEPLTHFVTPPPGAGPGGTSQAVQTAMATTLFHWTLHPWAIYAVVGLAIGYGVYRKGRLHLISAAFSPLIGKNANGPAGKVIDILAIFATLFGSATSLGLGALQIRSGLEIVGGLGRTGNAVLIGIIVILTCAFVISAVSGVTRGIQWLSNINMVLAISLAAFIFVVGPTVFMLNLVPTSIGSYLSDLAMMSARTGAEGAAVNAWLEDWTIFYWAWWISWTPFVGMFIARISRGRTIRQFVSGVLVVPSVVSLVWFCVLGGSAIRVEQESGGLTGPGTTIEGQLFGLLENLPLTAIASVLVMGLVAIFFVTGADSASIVMGSLSERGTIEPTKRTVIFWGVATGAVAAVMLLLGGEDALTGLQTIVILASVPFVLVMLGLAVALMRDLRRDPMMVRRRYAREAVDDAVIAGVTQHGDDFVIAVKRDPAATGAGVTGTDGDSG
- a CDS encoding Rv3235 family protein — translated: MPGSGPRHQSDANGYLSPVVDYEPPPIEIASPAAACPPPTSPLRHRHRTRAASPTGGVHARVHAHPAAEAPPPRAAAVFADAALRRILEVIDRRRPIGQLRSMLSIPLLDTVAALAAGRPDHRGAAVLRRVRLRTAAMADGQPVAAEVFGTYTRGERVRAIAARVERVSGTDRWELVALQMG
- a CDS encoding WS/DGAT/MGAT family O-acyltransferase, whose amino-acid sequence is MVTRLSASDADFFHLEDTSTPMYVGSLAILRRPRGGLSYETLLATVEQRLPQIPRYRQKVRKAPIGLARPVWVDDPDFDITYHVRRSALPSPGSDAQLHELIARLASRPLDKTRPLWEMYLIEGLAKNRLALYTKSHQALVNGMTAPEIGHVIADRTQKPPQFGEDIWMPGREPGTAQLLIGAIGDWLTRPGAQMIAVRDNVLGMATNAGELVDAGRRALSVARTVARGTAPSSPLNTRVSRNRRFTVARHRLDDYRKVRARYDCDVNDVVLAVIAGALRNWLLSRGEQVSSTATVRAMAPLSVQSDAELDSTAPGQAVSDVVPFLIDLPVGERNPVVRLSQISHATETHPTASSLVDARTIVTLTGFAPATLHAMGVRVATNFSARQFNLLITNVPGAQKQMYIAGTKMLESYSVPPLLRNQVLAVAVTSYHGMLYYGVNADRDAMSDVEVLPSLLSESLDELLEAAQ